A genomic region of Lytechinus pictus isolate F3 Inbred chromosome 2, Lp3.0, whole genome shotgun sequence contains the following coding sequences:
- the LOC129253659 gene encoding sodium-coupled monocarboxylate transporter 2-like isoform X3, producing the protein MSTWRDDLVKEFAFLEPLLFHSICWCILVLFCMLHHWLLMQGGMKAVLWTDVFQVTLMVIGFIAVIIQGAINVGGLDKAWHIAAIGQRLDMWVWSTDVTVRHTIWGIVIGGGFNWTSVFGVNQAQVQRYLTCGSIQRAKVAILIATFGMIAVQLLPHIVGVVMYANYAGCDPKLHGVVESYDQMMPYFIMDLFGSMPGLPGLLTSAVFSAALSTISSGLNALAAVAGEDIVKSIWPDITDKRYTWVTKGLAIVFGVISMCSALLASRMGAILQFSMNIFGMFGGPVLGLFSCGMFFPWINAKGVTLGTITGLAYSCWLAIGVQMYPNPPDDPPLTTDQCPMSNTTTDLMMNTSYFSTLDSTTPVFDNLTMVVPNESALVNFYKLSYTWYGISSWLVVLFVANIVSFITGPQDPKKLDPRLICPIVDKMYCCLPEKWKIPLRCRVGEECKDVEEYEYQAMETKNNVIHVEPKREVEYDGEESEL; encoded by the exons ATGAG TACCTGGAGAGACGATTTGGTAAAAGAGTTCGCATTCTTGGAACCTTTGCTTTTTCATTCTATATG CTGGTGTATCTTGGTATTGTTTTGTATGCTCCATCACTGGCTCTTAATGCAG GGGGGTATGAAAGCAGTTCTTTGGACCGATGTATTTCAGGTAACATTGATGGTGATTGGTTTCATAGCTGTCATCATTCAGGGTGCTATCAATGTTGGTGGTCTTGATAAGGCATGGCATATTGCTGCTATTGGTCAAAGATTGGACATGTGGGT ATGGAGTACTGACGTCACGGTGCGTCACACTATATGGGGAATTGTGATTGGTGGAGGTTTCAACTGGACCAGTGTATTTGGAGTGAACCAGGCACAGGTTCAAAGATACCTCACATGCGGATCCATTCAAAGAGCAAAAGT agcCATCTTAATTGCAACATTTGGTATGATAGCGGTACAATTGTTACCTCATATAGTGGGCGTGGTCATGTATGCTAATTACGCTGGATGTGACCCTAAACTGCATGGTGTAGTGGAAAGCTATGATCAG ATGATGCCGTATTTTATAATGGATCTTTTTGGTTCGATGCCAGGACTTCCTGGTTTGTTGACGTCAGCAGTTTTCAGCGCAGCTCTCAG TACTATTTCCTCAGGTTTAAATGCTTTAGCTGCAGTAGCTGGTGAAGATATCGTAAAGAGTATCTGGCCTGACATCACGGATAAACGATACACCTGGGTCACCAAAGGACTTG CAATAGTTTTTGGCGTTATTAGCATGTGCTCTGCACTACTTGCTTCGCGAATGGGGGCTATTTTACAG TTTTCGATGAACATTTTTGGAATGTTTGGAGGTCCTGTCCTTGGTCTTTTCTCATGTGGTATGTTCTTTCCATGGATCAATGCAAAG GGCGTCACATTGGGCACTATTACTGGTCTAGCTTATTCATGTTGGCTTGCGATTGGAGTGCAGATGTATCCTAACCCACCCGACGATCCTCCGCTCACCACCGACCAATGTCCGATGTCAAACACGACGACAGACTTGATGATGAACACGAGTTATTTTTCTACGCTGGATTCGACGACACCCGTCTTCGATAACCTAACTATGGTGGTCCCCAATGA ATCTGCCTTGGTGAATTTCTACAAACTTTCTTATACGTGGTATGGAATAAGTTCATGGTTGGTGGTTCTTTTCGTGGCTAACATTGTCAGCTTTATAACTG GTCCGCAGGATCCAAAGAAACTTGACCCCCGTTTAATATGTCCAATCGTCGACAAGATGTACTGCTGTCTACCAGAGAAATGGAAGATACCATTACGATGTAGGGTAGGAGAGGAGTGTAAAGATGTG GAGGAGTATGAATACCAAGCCATGGAAACTAAAAACAATGTAATTCATGTCGAACCGAAGAGAGAGGTAGAATACGACGGTGAAGAATCTGAACTCTGA
- the LOC129253659 gene encoding sodium-coupled monocarboxylate transporter 2-like isoform X2 — MMNISTVDGPKEMSFSGADYGVLGAMLAFSLGIGFYQACSGGKQKTAEEFLMANRNMHPVPVALSLVASFISAITFLGTPSENYVHGIMHSWNWLGSILSSIATVVFFLPTFYNLGLTSSNEYLERRFGKRVRILGTFAFSFYMLVYLGIVLYAPSLALNAVTGLDLWGSVFSIGIVCTLYTAIVTLMVIGFIAVIIQGAINVGGLDKAWHIAAIGQRLDMWVWSTDVTVRHTIWGIVIGGGFNWTSVFGVNQAQVQRYLTCGSIQRAKVAILIATFGMIAVQLLPHIVGVVMYANYAGCDPKLHGVVESYDQMMPYFIMDLFGSMPGLPGLLTSAVFSAALSTISSGLNALAAVAGEDIVKSIWPDITDKRYTWVTKGLAIVFGVISMCSALLASRMGAILQFSMNIFGMFGGPVLGLFSCGMFFPWINAKGVTLGTITGLAYSCWLAIGVQMYPNPPDDPPLTTDQCPMSNTTTDLMMNTSYFSTLDSTTPVFDNLTMVVPNESALVNFYKLSYTWYGISSWLVVLFVANIVSFITGPQDPKKLDPRLICPIVDKMYCCLPEKWKIPLRCRVGEECKDVEEYEYQAMETKNNVIHVEPKREVEYDGEESEL, encoded by the exons atgatgaatatctcTACAGTCGACGGACCaaaagaaatgtcattttctggTGCGGACTATGGTGTTCTTGGCGCCATGCTCGCATTTTCTCTTGGCATAGGTTTCTACCAGGCTTGTAGCGGGGGTAAGCAGAAGACTGCTGAAGAATTCTTGATGGCAAATCGTAACATGCACCCTGTTCCTGTGGCTCTGTCTTTGGTGGCGAGCTTTATTTCAGCTATAACCTTCCTTGGAACTCCTTCTGAAAACTATGTTCATGGTATCATGCATAGCTGGAATTGGCTTGGCAGTATTTTATCATCCATCGCAACAGTTGTCTTTTTCTTGCCAACGTTTTACAATCTTGGCCTAACCAGTTCAAATGAG TACCTGGAGAGACGATTTGGTAAAAGAGTTCGCATTCTTGGAACCTTTGCTTTTTCATTCTATATG CTGGTGTATCTTGGTATTGTTTTGTATGCTCCATCACTGGCTCTTAATGCAG TGACTGGACTGGATCTCTGGGGTTCTGTGTTTTCAATAGGTATCGTCTGCACGCTGTACACCGCAATA GTAACATTGATGGTGATTGGTTTCATAGCTGTCATCATTCAGGGTGCTATCAATGTTGGTGGTCTTGATAAGGCATGGCATATTGCTGCTATTGGTCAAAGATTGGACATGTGGGT ATGGAGTACTGACGTCACGGTGCGTCACACTATATGGGGAATTGTGATTGGTGGAGGTTTCAACTGGACCAGTGTATTTGGAGTGAACCAGGCACAGGTTCAAAGATACCTCACATGCGGATCCATTCAAAGAGCAAAAGT agcCATCTTAATTGCAACATTTGGTATGATAGCGGTACAATTGTTACCTCATATAGTGGGCGTGGTCATGTATGCTAATTACGCTGGATGTGACCCTAAACTGCATGGTGTAGTGGAAAGCTATGATCAG ATGATGCCGTATTTTATAATGGATCTTTTTGGTTCGATGCCAGGACTTCCTGGTTTGTTGACGTCAGCAGTTTTCAGCGCAGCTCTCAG TACTATTTCCTCAGGTTTAAATGCTTTAGCTGCAGTAGCTGGTGAAGATATCGTAAAGAGTATCTGGCCTGACATCACGGATAAACGATACACCTGGGTCACCAAAGGACTTG CAATAGTTTTTGGCGTTATTAGCATGTGCTCTGCACTACTTGCTTCGCGAATGGGGGCTATTTTACAG TTTTCGATGAACATTTTTGGAATGTTTGGAGGTCCTGTCCTTGGTCTTTTCTCATGTGGTATGTTCTTTCCATGGATCAATGCAAAG GGCGTCACATTGGGCACTATTACTGGTCTAGCTTATTCATGTTGGCTTGCGATTGGAGTGCAGATGTATCCTAACCCACCCGACGATCCTCCGCTCACCACCGACCAATGTCCGATGTCAAACACGACGACAGACTTGATGATGAACACGAGTTATTTTTCTACGCTGGATTCGACGACACCCGTCTTCGATAACCTAACTATGGTGGTCCCCAATGA ATCTGCCTTGGTGAATTTCTACAAACTTTCTTATACGTGGTATGGAATAAGTTCATGGTTGGTGGTTCTTTTCGTGGCTAACATTGTCAGCTTTATAACTG GTCCGCAGGATCCAAAGAAACTTGACCCCCGTTTAATATGTCCAATCGTCGACAAGATGTACTGCTGTCTACCAGAGAAATGGAAGATACCATTACGATGTAGGGTAGGAGAGGAGTGTAAAGATGTG GAGGAGTATGAATACCAAGCCATGGAAACTAAAAACAATGTAATTCATGTCGAACCGAAGAGAGAGGTAGAATACGACGGTGAAGAATCTGAACTCTGA
- the LOC129253659 gene encoding sodium-coupled monocarboxylate transporter 1-like isoform X1, giving the protein MMNISTVDGPKEMSFSGADYGVLGAMLAFSLGIGFYQACSGGKQKTAEEFLMANRNMHPVPVALSLVASFISAITFLGTPSENYVHGIMHSWNWLGSILSSIATVVFFLPTFYNLGLTSSNEYLERRFGKRVRILGTFAFSFYMLVYLGIVLYAPSLALNAVTGLDLWGSVFSIGIVCTLYTAIGGMKAVLWTDVFQVTLMVIGFIAVIIQGAINVGGLDKAWHIAAIGQRLDMWVWSTDVTVRHTIWGIVIGGGFNWTSVFGVNQAQVQRYLTCGSIQRAKVAILIATFGMIAVQLLPHIVGVVMYANYAGCDPKLHGVVESYDQMMPYFIMDLFGSMPGLPGLLTSAVFSAALSTISSGLNALAAVAGEDIVKSIWPDITDKRYTWVTKGLAIVFGVISMCSALLASRMGAILQFSMNIFGMFGGPVLGLFSCGMFFPWINAKGVTLGTITGLAYSCWLAIGVQMYPNPPDDPPLTTDQCPMSNTTTDLMMNTSYFSTLDSTTPVFDNLTMVVPNESALVNFYKLSYTWYGISSWLVVLFVANIVSFITGPQDPKKLDPRLICPIVDKMYCCLPEKWKIPLRCRVGEECKDVEEYEYQAMETKNNVIHVEPKREVEYDGEESEL; this is encoded by the exons atgatgaatatctcTACAGTCGACGGACCaaaagaaatgtcattttctggTGCGGACTATGGTGTTCTTGGCGCCATGCTCGCATTTTCTCTTGGCATAGGTTTCTACCAGGCTTGTAGCGGGGGTAAGCAGAAGACTGCTGAAGAATTCTTGATGGCAAATCGTAACATGCACCCTGTTCCTGTGGCTCTGTCTTTGGTGGCGAGCTTTATTTCAGCTATAACCTTCCTTGGAACTCCTTCTGAAAACTATGTTCATGGTATCATGCATAGCTGGAATTGGCTTGGCAGTATTTTATCATCCATCGCAACAGTTGTCTTTTTCTTGCCAACGTTTTACAATCTTGGCCTAACCAGTTCAAATGAG TACCTGGAGAGACGATTTGGTAAAAGAGTTCGCATTCTTGGAACCTTTGCTTTTTCATTCTATATG CTGGTGTATCTTGGTATTGTTTTGTATGCTCCATCACTGGCTCTTAATGCAG TGACTGGACTGGATCTCTGGGGTTCTGTGTTTTCAATAGGTATCGTCTGCACGCTGTACACCGCAATA GGGGGTATGAAAGCAGTTCTTTGGACCGATGTATTTCAGGTAACATTGATGGTGATTGGTTTCATAGCTGTCATCATTCAGGGTGCTATCAATGTTGGTGGTCTTGATAAGGCATGGCATATTGCTGCTATTGGTCAAAGATTGGACATGTGGGT ATGGAGTACTGACGTCACGGTGCGTCACACTATATGGGGAATTGTGATTGGTGGAGGTTTCAACTGGACCAGTGTATTTGGAGTGAACCAGGCACAGGTTCAAAGATACCTCACATGCGGATCCATTCAAAGAGCAAAAGT agcCATCTTAATTGCAACATTTGGTATGATAGCGGTACAATTGTTACCTCATATAGTGGGCGTGGTCATGTATGCTAATTACGCTGGATGTGACCCTAAACTGCATGGTGTAGTGGAAAGCTATGATCAG ATGATGCCGTATTTTATAATGGATCTTTTTGGTTCGATGCCAGGACTTCCTGGTTTGTTGACGTCAGCAGTTTTCAGCGCAGCTCTCAG TACTATTTCCTCAGGTTTAAATGCTTTAGCTGCAGTAGCTGGTGAAGATATCGTAAAGAGTATCTGGCCTGACATCACGGATAAACGATACACCTGGGTCACCAAAGGACTTG CAATAGTTTTTGGCGTTATTAGCATGTGCTCTGCACTACTTGCTTCGCGAATGGGGGCTATTTTACAG TTTTCGATGAACATTTTTGGAATGTTTGGAGGTCCTGTCCTTGGTCTTTTCTCATGTGGTATGTTCTTTCCATGGATCAATGCAAAG GGCGTCACATTGGGCACTATTACTGGTCTAGCTTATTCATGTTGGCTTGCGATTGGAGTGCAGATGTATCCTAACCCACCCGACGATCCTCCGCTCACCACCGACCAATGTCCGATGTCAAACACGACGACAGACTTGATGATGAACACGAGTTATTTTTCTACGCTGGATTCGACGACACCCGTCTTCGATAACCTAACTATGGTGGTCCCCAATGA ATCTGCCTTGGTGAATTTCTACAAACTTTCTTATACGTGGTATGGAATAAGTTCATGGTTGGTGGTTCTTTTCGTGGCTAACATTGTCAGCTTTATAACTG GTCCGCAGGATCCAAAGAAACTTGACCCCCGTTTAATATGTCCAATCGTCGACAAGATGTACTGCTGTCTACCAGAGAAATGGAAGATACCATTACGATGTAGGGTAGGAGAGGAGTGTAAAGATGTG GAGGAGTATGAATACCAAGCCATGGAAACTAAAAACAATGTAATTCATGTCGAACCGAAGAGAGAGGTAGAATACGACGGTGAAGAATCTGAACTCTGA